The Saccharomonospora cyanea NA-134 genome includes a region encoding these proteins:
- a CDS encoding glycosyltransferase: MIGFLRRHWLLFVLLAGGVTLRVLVWLAYEPALLYIDSFRYLDNLDALRPTDLNPLGYTVVLKVLFAFGGLAFVQAVQHVVGVLLAVSLYALTLRYTSRRWIGALVAAPVLLDAYQLQIEALVMSEVWFQALVVGALWALLGRGEPTWWRAGLAGVLIGFAVVTRTIGFTLVVPMAVYLVLAGGAWRSKAGWRRIGVRGAAGALGVVAVLLPYSAYFYSQAGYWGLTGATGNVLYGRTASIADCSELPPDDAGLQLFCPDEPVAERQGIDYYTHFVYGNPNWPPGGLPDERTKEELANQFAKEVVLNQPVDFVGSILRDFAKNFDPIKRTHHNDVPVERWHFQLTYPYYNIGDSTLEAYNATTYAYDGVLPRANTDLASFLRGYQLGGGYTWGPLLAVFALLGLFGAAGVGRARRSGLRSAAFLATGSGLIILLGAASFEFSWRYQLPALVLLPLGGALGLAAILGARAESVGAATGRRPKMDDYPDDVDAEAVADFRQRYGNSPLTPLVVVIAAYNEAKGIGAVLREMPTHCGDLPVSTLVVVDGATDDTAEVAHEAGAYVCVAKRNRGQGAALRLGYHLATECGARYIVTTDADGQYDNNEMPMLVKPLLDDTADFVTGSRRLGSYQHDSAIRWLGVRVFSWLASLLTLRKITDTSFGFRAMKAELATSVTLREPQYQSSELLLGVMARGARVLEVPMTMRLRNNGASKKGRSVSYGANYARVMTGTWLREYVLRGGKRAGRAVRTS, from the coding sequence ACCTGAACCCGTTGGGTTACACGGTGGTGCTGAAGGTGCTGTTCGCCTTCGGTGGGCTGGCGTTCGTCCAGGCGGTACAGCACGTGGTGGGCGTGTTGCTCGCCGTGTCGCTGTACGCGCTGACGCTGCGGTACACGTCGCGGCGGTGGATCGGCGCGCTCGTGGCGGCGCCGGTGCTGCTGGACGCCTACCAGCTCCAGATCGAAGCGCTCGTCATGTCGGAGGTCTGGTTCCAGGCACTCGTGGTCGGCGCGTTGTGGGCGCTGCTCGGCCGTGGTGAGCCGACCTGGTGGCGGGCCGGTCTCGCGGGGGTCCTCATCGGGTTCGCTGTCGTCACGCGGACCATCGGGTTCACGCTCGTGGTGCCGATGGCGGTCTACCTCGTGCTGGCCGGTGGGGCCTGGCGCAGCAAGGCGGGGTGGAGGCGAATCGGCGTCCGGGGCGCGGCCGGTGCGCTCGGCGTCGTGGCGGTGCTGTTGCCGTACTCGGCCTACTTCTACTCACAGGCAGGTTACTGGGGACTGACCGGGGCCACCGGCAACGTGCTCTACGGGCGCACGGCCAGCATCGCGGACTGTTCCGAACTGCCCCCCGACGACGCCGGGCTGCAACTGTTCTGCCCCGACGAACCGGTGGCCGAGCGGCAGGGGATCGACTACTACACGCACTTCGTGTACGGGAACCCGAACTGGCCGCCGGGGGGACTGCCCGACGAGCGGACCAAGGAGGAGCTGGCCAACCAGTTCGCCAAGGAAGTGGTGCTGAACCAGCCGGTCGACTTCGTCGGGTCGATCCTGAGGGACTTCGCGAAGAACTTCGACCCGATCAAGCGCACGCACCACAACGACGTGCCGGTGGAGCGCTGGCACTTCCAGCTCACGTACCCGTACTACAACATCGGCGACTCCACGCTCGAGGCCTACAACGCGACGACGTACGCCTACGACGGGGTGCTGCCGAGGGCGAACACCGACCTCGCGTCGTTCCTGCGCGGTTACCAGCTCGGCGGCGGCTACACGTGGGGGCCGCTGCTCGCCGTGTTCGCGCTGCTCGGACTGTTCGGTGCGGCCGGTGTCGGCCGCGCCCGTCGCTCGGGGCTGAGGTCGGCCGCGTTCCTCGCCACGGGCAGTGGTTTGATCATCCTGCTGGGAGCCGCGTCGTTCGAGTTCTCCTGGCGGTACCAACTCCCCGCGCTGGTGCTCCTTCCCCTCGGAGGGGCGCTGGGACTCGCCGCGATCCTGGGGGCGCGGGCGGAATCGGTCGGCGCGGCGACAGGACGGAGGCCCAAGATGGACGACTACCCCGACGACGTCGACGCCGAGGCGGTGGCCGACTTCCGGCAGCGCTACGGCAACAGCCCGCTGACACCGCTGGTCGTGGTGATCGCCGCCTACAACGAGGCCAAGGGCATCGGAGCGGTTCTGAGGGAGATGCCCACGCACTGCGGTGATCTTCCGGTGTCCACGCTGGTCGTGGTCGACGGTGCCACCGACGACACCGCCGAGGTGGCGCACGAGGCCGGTGCGTATGTGTGCGTGGCCAAGCGGAACCGGGGGCAGGGCGCGGCTCTGCGGCTCGGCTACCACCTCGCCACCGAGTGCGGAGCCCGCTACATCGTCACCACCGACGCCGACGGGCAGTACGACAACAACGAGATGCCGATGCTCGTGAAGCCGCTTCTGGACGACACGGCCGACTTCGTCACCGGTTCGCGCAGGCTCGGCAGTTACCAGCACGACAGCGCCATCCGCTGGCTCGGCGTGCGCGTGTTCTCGTGGCTCGCGTCGCTGCTGACCCTGCGCAAGATCACCGACACCTCGTTCGGCTTCCGCGCGATGAAGGCCGAACTCGCCACGTCGGTGACCCTGCGCGAACCGCAGTACCAGTCGTCGGAGCTGCTGCTCGGCGTCATGGCACGGGGTGCGCGGGTGCTGGAGGTGCCGATGACCATGCGGCTGCGCAACAACGGCGCCAGCAAGAAGGGCCGCAGCGTCTCCTACGGTGCCAACTACGCGCGCGTCATGACGGGGACTTGGCTACGCGAATACGTGTTGCGTGGCGGAAAACGAGCCGGTCGAGCAGTGCGAACTTCATGA
- a CDS encoding NAD-dependent epimerase/dehydratase family protein — protein sequence MRILVLGGDGYLGWPTALHLSDCGHDVAVVDNYARRKYDEELGSQSLVPIEDLEVRVAAWKEVSGKEIPAFVGDLLDADFVYRVVREYEPDTIIHFAEQRAAPYSMIDREHAVYTQHNNVIGNLNVMYAIAEINPEIHLVKLGTMGEYGTPNIDIEEGWLELEHNGRKDRVLFPKKPGSFYHLTKVHDSHNIEFGCRIWGMRATDLNQGVVYGQQTDQTSRDPRLATRFDYDAVFGTVLNRFVIQAALGQPLTVYGKGGQTRGMLDIRDTVECLRLAVENPADRGEFRVFNQMTESFSVKQLAELVAETYPGSVEIDYLENPRWELEEHYYNVKHTGLIELGLKPHLLSDTLIESLFPIVEQNKHRVNLENLLPKVKWASAKNS from the coding sequence GTGCGAATCCTCGTTCTCGGTGGTGACGGATACCTGGGGTGGCCGACAGCCCTCCACCTTTCGGATTGCGGGCACGACGTCGCCGTCGTCGACAACTACGCTCGCAGGAAGTACGACGAGGAGCTCGGCTCCCAGAGCCTGGTCCCGATCGAGGACCTGGAGGTTCGCGTCGCGGCGTGGAAGGAGGTCTCCGGCAAGGAGATCCCGGCGTTCGTGGGCGACCTGCTCGACGCGGACTTCGTGTACCGCGTGGTGCGGGAGTACGAACCCGACACGATCATCCACTTCGCCGAGCAGCGCGCCGCACCGTACTCGATGATCGACCGTGAGCACGCCGTCTACACGCAGCACAACAACGTGATCGGCAACCTCAACGTCATGTACGCCATCGCCGAGATCAACCCGGAGATTCACCTGGTGAAACTCGGCACCATGGGCGAGTACGGCACGCCCAACATCGACATCGAGGAAGGCTGGCTCGAACTCGAGCACAACGGCCGCAAGGACCGGGTGCTGTTCCCGAAGAAGCCGGGCTCGTTCTACCACCTCACGAAGGTGCACGACTCGCACAACATCGAGTTCGGGTGCCGGATCTGGGGCATGCGGGCCACCGACCTCAACCAGGGTGTCGTGTACGGGCAGCAGACGGACCAGACCTCGCGTGACCCGCGCCTGGCCACGCGGTTCGACTACGACGCCGTGTTCGGCACCGTGCTGAACCGCTTCGTCATCCAGGCCGCGCTGGGCCAGCCGCTCACCGTGTACGGCAAGGGCGGCCAGACCCGCGGCATGCTGGACATCCGCGACACCGTCGAGTGCCTGCGGCTCGCCGTCGAGAACCCCGCCGACCGCGGTGAGTTCCGGGTGTTCAACCAGATGACCGAGAGCTTCTCGGTCAAGCAGCTCGCGGAACTCGTGGCCGAGACCTACCCGGGCTCCGTCGAGATCGACTACCTCGAGAACCCGCGCTGGGAACTCGAGGAGCACTACTACAACGTGAAGCACACCGGTCTCATCGAGCTCGGCCTCAAGCCTCACCTGCTCTCCGACACGCTGATCGAGTCGCTGTTCCCGATCGTGGAGCAGAACAAGCACCGCGTGAACCTGGAGAACCTTCTGCCGAAGGTGAAGTGGGCGAGCGCCAAGAACTCCTGA
- a CDS encoding GtrA family protein, which translates to MVGMHNGGVSTATTAAEEPPTAEAGRPRLLVRLFRAATSSALATGISQVTLIGLLWWGAAPALASAVAFVAGAIPNFFLARRWAWGRKGTPPVKGELVPYLVVIGLAGLASVGLTTLAGWFTEPLELSGLLRIVVLDAVFLGSYAIVFFMKFALLDRLVFRHATRIRVAKSPS; encoded by the coding sequence ATGGTGGGTATGCACAATGGAGGGGTGAGCACCGCTACGACGGCCGCCGAAGAACCTCCCACGGCGGAGGCAGGCCGCCCTCGCCTGCTGGTCCGGTTGTTCCGGGCCGCGACGAGTTCCGCACTCGCCACCGGCATCAGTCAGGTCACCCTCATCGGTCTGCTCTGGTGGGGGGCCGCACCCGCACTGGCCAGCGCCGTGGCGTTCGTCGCGGGTGCGATTCCCAACTTCTTCCTCGCCCGGCGCTGGGCGTGGGGCCGTAAGGGCACGCCGCCGGTGAAGGGCGAACTCGTGCCGTACCTCGTGGTGATCGGCCTGGCGGGGCTCGCCTCGGTGGGCCTGACCACGCTCGCCGGGTGGTTCACCGAACCTCTCGAGTTGTCCGGTCTCCTTCGCATCGTGGTGCTCGACGCGGTGTTCCTCGGCAGTTACGCGATCGTCTTCTTCATGAAGTTCGCACTGCTCGACCGGCTCGTTTTCCGCCACGCAACACGTATTCGCGTAGCCAAGTCCCCGTCATGA